Proteins found in one Salinimonas lutimaris genomic segment:
- the cmk gene encoding (d)CMP kinase: MHPIPVVTVDGPSGAGKGTLSSLLAEKLGWHFLDSGAIYRVLAVASLHHDLPVDDEESIVPLATGLDVSFETNGEKTRIILEGEDVTDDIRTEQVGAVASQVAALPRVREALLRRQRAFEQAPGLVADGRDMGTVVFPEAKVKLFLTASAEARAERRYAQLKDKGMDVNIARLLTDIKARDERDTQRTVAPLVPAKDAVVIDSTDLNIDQVFEQAMDVISSRL, translated from the coding sequence ATGCATCCGATACCCGTAGTCACGGTTGACGGCCCGAGTGGGGCAGGTAAGGGGACGCTGAGTAGTCTGCTTGCGGAAAAGCTGGGCTGGCATTTTCTAGATAGCGGTGCTATATACCGCGTACTGGCAGTGGCATCGCTGCATCATGATCTGCCTGTGGATGACGAGGAATCGATTGTTCCTCTGGCCACCGGCCTGGACGTGAGTTTTGAAACGAATGGTGAGAAAACCCGCATCATTTTAGAAGGCGAAGATGTCACTGATGATATCCGCACCGAACAGGTTGGCGCGGTGGCCTCTCAAGTCGCTGCACTGCCACGGGTTCGCGAAGCATTACTACGTCGTCAGCGGGCATTTGAGCAGGCTCCTGGCCTGGTCGCAGATGGTCGCGACATGGGCACGGTGGTGTTTCCTGAGGCAAAAGTGAAACTTTTCCTTACAGCCAGTGCCGAAGCACGGGCTGAACGACGCTATGCACAGTTGAAAGACAAGGGCATGGATGTTAATATTGCGCGCCTTTTAACCGATATCAAAGCGCGGGACGAACGTGATACACAACGTACCGTTGCGCCACTGGTGCCGGCAAAAGACGCTGTAGTAATTGATTCGACTGACCTGAACATTGATCAGGTATTCGAACAAGCGATGGACGTTATCTCCTCCCGCCTTTAG
- the gyrA gene encoding DNA topoisomerase (ATP-hydrolyzing) subunit A — protein sequence MTDNAKEILPVNIEEELKTSYLDYAMSVIVGRALPDVRDGLKPVHRRVLFAMNELKNDFNKPYKKSARVVGDVIGKYHPHGDSAVYDTIVRMAQPFSLRYMLVDGQGNFGSVDGDSAAAMRYTEVRMAKIAHELLADLDKETVDFVQNYDGTEQIPEVLPTKVPNLLVNGSSGIAVGMATNIPPHNLTEVINGCIALIEDPEISIDGLMTHIPGPDFPTAAMISGRKGIEDAYRTGRGKIYLRAKAEIETEDNGKETIIINEIPYQVNKARLIEKIADLVKEKRIEGISALRDESDKDGMRIVIEVKRNESAEVLLNHLYANTQLQTVFGINMVALDNNQPKVFNLKEILESFVLHRREVVTRRTVYELRKARDRAHILEGLAIALVNIDPIIELIKASPSPADAKKALVAQGWNLGDVADMLERAGDDAARPDWLDDEFGIRDGKYFLTEQQAQAILDLRLHKLTGLEHEKILGEYKELLEVIAELLHILNSPERLMEVIREELEKVRDEFGDARRTEITAASHDIDIEDLIEQEDVVVTLSREGYVKYQKLSDYEAQRRGGKGKSATKMKNEDIIERLLVANTHDHILCFSTRGRLYWLKVYQLPFASRNARGRPIVNILPLEANERITAILPIKEFEEGKFVLMATANGTVKKTDLSLYSRPRSSGIIAVNLNEGDELIGVAITHGDDDIMLFSDEGKVVRFNEKLRDSETGEVKRDPETGEELMALRPMGRTATGVRGIRMQEGQRVVSLIVPRGDGAILTATENGFGKRTPLEDYPAKSRATQGVVSIKVSERNGKVIGAVQVDDSDEIMLISNQGTLVRTRVDEVSVVGRNTQGVRLIRTAADETVVGLQRIEEVEDDIVLEEDGDNTVSAEAGDTAAADNDDKPTTEE from the coding sequence ATGACTGATAACGCTAAAGAAATTCTCCCCGTAAACATAGAGGAGGAGTTGAAAACCTCTTACCTCGATTATGCGATGAGCGTTATTGTAGGCCGCGCGTTACCCGATGTACGCGATGGGCTGAAGCCGGTACACCGCCGTGTTCTGTTCGCCATGAACGAACTGAAAAATGACTTTAATAAACCATATAAAAAGTCGGCGCGTGTGGTCGGTGACGTAATTGGTAAATACCACCCTCATGGTGACTCTGCAGTCTATGATACGATTGTGCGTATGGCGCAGCCGTTCTCACTACGCTACATGCTGGTAGACGGGCAGGGTAACTTTGGTTCGGTAGACGGTGACTCGGCAGCCGCTATGCGTTATACCGAGGTGCGTATGGCAAAAATTGCGCACGAGTTACTGGCCGATCTGGATAAAGAAACCGTCGATTTTGTTCAAAACTACGATGGTACCGAACAAATCCCGGAAGTCCTTCCAACAAAAGTACCTAACCTGCTGGTTAACGGCTCATCAGGTATTGCCGTTGGTATGGCCACCAATATTCCTCCGCACAACCTGACCGAAGTCATCAATGGTTGTATTGCGCTAATTGAAGATCCTGAGATTTCTATTGACGGGCTGATGACCCACATCCCAGGTCCGGACTTCCCGACCGCAGCGATGATCAGCGGCCGCAAAGGTATTGAAGATGCGTACCGCACCGGTCGCGGCAAAATATATTTGCGTGCAAAAGCAGAAATAGAAACCGAAGATAATGGTAAAGAAACCATTATTATCAATGAAATTCCTTATCAGGTGAACAAAGCGCGCCTGATTGAGAAAATCGCTGATCTGGTAAAAGAAAAGCGGATTGAGGGTATTTCTGCGCTGCGCGATGAGTCAGATAAAGACGGCATGCGCATTGTTATTGAAGTTAAGCGTAACGAGTCCGCCGAGGTTCTGCTTAACCATCTGTACGCCAACACCCAGTTACAAACGGTGTTTGGTATCAATATGGTGGCACTGGATAACAACCAGCCAAAAGTTTTCAATCTGAAAGAAATTCTTGAAAGCTTTGTGCTACACCGCCGCGAAGTGGTAACCCGCCGTACTGTATACGAATTACGCAAAGCCCGTGATCGCGCGCATATTCTTGAAGGCCTGGCCATCGCCCTGGTCAACATCGACCCGATCATTGAACTGATTAAAGCCTCACCAAGCCCGGCTGATGCGAAAAAAGCCCTGGTGGCACAAGGCTGGAATCTGGGTGATGTGGCCGACATGCTGGAGCGTGCCGGTGATGATGCAGCACGTCCTGACTGGCTGGATGATGAGTTTGGTATTCGCGATGGCAAATATTTCCTGACCGAACAGCAGGCTCAGGCGATTCTTGATCTACGTCTGCATAAGCTGACGGGTCTGGAACACGAAAAGATTCTGGGCGAATACAAAGAATTGCTGGAAGTGATTGCTGAGCTGCTGCATATTCTGAACAGCCCAGAGCGTCTGATGGAAGTTATCCGTGAAGAGCTGGAAAAAGTGCGTGATGAGTTTGGCGATGCCCGCCGTACTGAAATCACGGCAGCCAGCCACGATATCGACATTGAAGATCTGATTGAGCAGGAAGATGTGGTGGTTACCCTGTCTCGCGAAGGTTATGTGAAATACCAGAAACTGTCAGACTATGAAGCTCAGCGTCGTGGTGGTAAGGGTAAGTCTGCCACTAAGATGAAAAATGAAGATATCATCGAGCGTCTGCTGGTTGCCAATACCCACGACCATATTCTGTGTTTCTCTACCCGGGGCCGTCTGTACTGGCTGAAAGTGTATCAGTTACCCTTTGCCAGCCGTAATGCCCGCGGTCGTCCTATTGTTAATATTCTGCCGCTAGAGGCCAATGAGCGGATCACCGCCATTCTGCCTATCAAAGAGTTTGAAGAAGGCAAGTTTGTACTGATGGCCACCGCCAACGGTACGGTGAAAAAGACGGACCTGAGCCTGTATTCACGTCCTCGTTCCAGCGGTATCATCGCAGTGAACTTAAACGAAGGCGATGAACTGATAGGTGTGGCTATCACCCACGGTGATGACGACATCATGCTGTTCAGCGACGAAGGTAAAGTCGTGCGCTTTAATGAAAAGCTGCGCGACTCAGAAACCGGCGAAGTGAAGCGTGATCCTGAAACCGGCGAGGAACTGATGGCGCTGCGCCCAATGGGCCGGACTGCCACCGGGGTACGTGGTATTCGTATGCAGGAAGGGCAGCGTGTGGTGTCTCTGATTGTTCCGCGTGGTGATGGTGCTATTTTGACTGCTACCGAGAATGGTTTTGGTAAGCGTACGCCACTGGAAGATTATCCGGCCAAGAGCCGGGCTACTCAGGGCGTGGTATCGATTAAGGTATCAGAGCGTAACGGTAAGGTTATTGGCGCGGTTCAGGTTGATGACAGTGACGAGATCATGCTTATCAGTAACCAGGGCACGCTGGTTCGTACCCGGGTTGATGAAGTGTCTGTGGTCGGACGTAACACTCAGGGGGTTCGCCTGATTCGTACCGCCGCGGATGAAACCGTCGTGGGCCTGCAGCGCATTGAAGAAGTTGAGGACGACATCGTTTTAGAAGAAGACGGGGATAACACCGTTAGTGCCGAAGCCGGTGATACGGCGGCGGCAGACAATGACGATAAGCCGACGACAGAAGAGTAA
- the aroA gene encoding 3-phosphoshikimate 1-carboxyvinyltransferase has product MEQLTLQPVSSVAGEVNVPGSKSLSNRALLLAALASGETTLTNLLDSDDIRHMLKALSQLGVSYALSDDNTRCTVQGLGGAFAHEAPLSLFLGNAGTAMRPLCAALAASGVNVELTGEPRMEERPIGDLVDSLRQAGADITYLKNDGYPPLQIKGSALNGGKIEVDGSVSSQFLTALLMAAPLFTQDSHINIKGELVSKPYIDITLDTMARFGITVENHDYASFVVRGNQTYQSPGQFMVEGDASSASYFLAAGAIKGGTVKVTGIGKNSIQGDIRFAEVLEAMGASVNWQDEYIEVTGAPLKGVDMDMNHIPDAAMTIATTALFAQGPTVIRNIYNWRVKETDRLFAMATELRKLGATVEEGEDYIHVTPPASLTHAAIDTYNDHRVAMCFSLVALSNTPVTINDPGCTAKTFPDYFERFATICQ; this is encoded by the coding sequence ATGGAACAACTTACATTACAGCCTGTGAGCAGTGTCGCAGGCGAAGTTAACGTGCCGGGCTCTAAAAGCCTGTCTAACCGGGCGCTGTTATTAGCTGCCCTGGCCAGCGGTGAAACCACCCTGACCAACCTGCTCGATAGTGATGATATTCGTCATATGCTAAAGGCATTAAGTCAGTTGGGTGTCTCTTATGCGCTAAGCGATGATAACACCCGCTGTACGGTTCAGGGGCTGGGCGGGGCATTTGCCCATGAGGCGCCTTTATCCTTATTTCTGGGCAATGCCGGTACAGCCATGCGCCCGTTATGCGCAGCCCTGGCTGCCAGTGGCGTCAATGTGGAGCTTACCGGTGAACCTCGAATGGAAGAGCGCCCAATCGGCGATTTGGTAGACAGCCTGCGCCAGGCCGGCGCTGACATTACTTATCTGAAAAACGATGGATACCCGCCGCTGCAAATCAAAGGCAGCGCACTAAACGGTGGTAAGATTGAAGTAGACGGCAGTGTGTCTAGTCAGTTTTTAACCGCACTGCTGATGGCAGCACCTTTATTTACCCAGGACAGTCACATCAATATTAAGGGTGAGCTGGTTTCCAAGCCCTATATTGATATCACCCTGGACACGATGGCGCGCTTTGGTATTACCGTTGAGAACCATGACTATGCCAGTTTTGTGGTCAGAGGCAATCAGACCTATCAGTCACCGGGTCAGTTTATGGTGGAAGGCGATGCGTCTTCTGCGTCTTATTTTCTGGCGGCTGGCGCTATTAAAGGCGGCACGGTAAAAGTGACCGGTATTGGTAAAAACAGTATTCAGGGCGATATCCGCTTTGCTGAGGTGCTTGAAGCGATGGGCGCTTCGGTTAACTGGCAGGATGAATATATTGAAGTCACCGGCGCGCCGTTAAAAGGCGTGGATATGGACATGAACCATATTCCGGATGCTGCCATGACGATTGCTACCACCGCGTTATTTGCGCAGGGCCCAACCGTTATTCGCAATATCTATAACTGGCGGGTAAAAGAAACGGATCGCTTGTTTGCCATGGCCACCGAACTGAGAAAGCTGGGTGCCACCGTAGAGGAAGGTGAAGATTATATTCATGTCACGCCGCCGGCCAGTCTGACGCACGCTGCCATTGATACTTATAATGACCACCGCGTCGCGATGTGTTTTTCACTGGTTGCACTGAGCAACACGCCGGTAACGATTAATGATCCGGGCTGCACCGCAAAAACATTTCCTGACTACTTTGAGCGTTTCGCTACTATCTGTCAGTAA
- the ubiG gene encoding bifunctional 2-polyprenyl-6-hydroxyphenol methylase/3-demethylubiquinol 3-O-methyltransferase UbiG, which yields MTNVDEQEISKFGELASRWWDTEGEFKPLHAINPLRLDFIAQHADGLFEKQVLDIGCGGGILAESMARMGAQVTGIDMAEASLEVARLHGLESGVSVNYECITAEQYAEQHAGSFDVVTCMEMLEHVPDPQSIIAACAKLVKPGGHVYFSTLNRNPKSYLMGIVGAEYLLNMVPKGTHQYDRFIKPSELIRMMDNSGMLIRHATGLHMNPLTQSFYTSDKNLDVNYMLHGQLPA from the coding sequence ATGACAAATGTTGATGAACAGGAAATCTCAAAATTTGGTGAACTGGCGTCCCGCTGGTGGGATACCGAAGGCGAGTTTAAGCCTCTTCATGCCATTAACCCGTTACGCCTGGACTTTATTGCGCAGCACGCCGACGGCTTGTTTGAAAAACAGGTACTGGATATTGGCTGTGGCGGCGGAATACTGGCTGAATCCATGGCCAGAATGGGCGCGCAGGTAACCGGTATCGATATGGCCGAAGCTTCTTTAGAGGTTGCCCGCCTGCATGGTCTGGAAAGTGGTGTATCCGTCAATTACGAATGTATCACTGCAGAACAGTACGCTGAACAGCATGCAGGCTCATTTGACGTGGTTACCTGTATGGAAATGCTTGAGCACGTTCCTGATCCGCAGTCGATCATTGCTGCCTGTGCAAAGCTGGTTAAGCCTGGTGGTCATGTTTATTTTTCAACACTTAACCGTAATCCCAAATCCTACCTGATGGGGATTGTAGGAGCTGAATACCTGCTTAATATGGTCCCTAAGGGGACGCATCAGTATGATCGGTTTATCAAACCTTCAGAACTGATTCGGATGATGGACAATAGTGGCATGCTCATCCGGCATGCTACAGGATTGCACATGAACCCGCTGACCCAGAGCTTTTATACCTCCGACAAAAATCTCGATGTCAATTATATGTTGCACGGACAATTACCTGCTTAA
- the ihfB gene encoding integration host factor subunit beta, with the protein MTKSELIERLADQYRHLPAKDLELAIKELLEQMAQTLQKGERIEIRGFGSFSLHYRAPRTGRNPKTGETVELDGKYVPHFKPGKELRERVDASIA; encoded by the coding sequence ATGACCAAGTCGGAACTAATTGAACGGCTGGCAGATCAATATCGTCACCTTCCTGCAAAAGATCTTGAGTTGGCGATAAAAGAACTGCTAGAGCAAATGGCGCAAACCCTGCAGAAGGGTGAGCGTATAGAGATTCGCGGATTTGGCAGCTTTTCTCTCCATTACCGGGCACCAAGAACAGGCCGCAACCCTAAAACAGGGGAGACCGTCGAACTGGACGGAAAATACGTGCCTCACTTTAAACCGGGCAAAGAATTGCGGGAGCGGGTCGACGCTTCAATCGCTTAA
- the serC gene encoding 3-phosphoserine/phosphohydroxythreonine transaminase, which produces MSSVFNFSAGPAMLPEAVMAQAQQEFTNWRDSGTSVMEVSHRGADFIEVAAQAEQDLRDLLNVPDNYKVLFMHGGGRGQFAAVPLNLSSAQDTSLHLVSGSWSKGAVSEASKYNQAKIIGESTVVDGLTQLAQPSAQSIDQSAAYLHFCPNETVDGVAYDWLPESGKVPLVADMSSTILSQPLDVSRYGVIYAGAQKNIGPSGLSVVIVDEALLGKAQSVTPSIFDYKLAADSDSMYNTPPTFSWYLAGLVFKWLKEQGGLSAMAQRNNAKASLLYTAIDQSDFYRNTIHPDYRSKMNVPFQLADASLDKTFVAEADAAGLKALKGHRSVGGMRASIYNAMPLGGVEALVGFMAEFERKYG; this is translated from the coding sequence ATGAGTAGCGTGTTTAATTTCAGCGCAGGGCCGGCAATGCTGCCAGAAGCAGTCATGGCGCAGGCTCAACAAGAATTTACTAACTGGCGTGATAGTGGGACTTCGGTCATGGAAGTCAGCCATCGTGGTGCAGACTTCATTGAGGTTGCCGCCCAGGCCGAACAGGATTTGCGGGATCTGCTCAACGTACCAGACAACTATAAAGTGCTGTTTATGCACGGCGGGGGGCGTGGTCAGTTTGCTGCGGTGCCGCTTAATCTGTCATCTGCGCAGGACACATCACTGCATTTGGTATCGGGCTCATGGTCAAAAGGCGCGGTTAGCGAAGCCAGCAAGTACAATCAGGCCAAAATCATCGGTGAAAGCACGGTGGTGGACGGACTTACCCAGTTGGCGCAGCCATCAGCACAATCGATTGACCAGAGTGCGGCCTACCTGCATTTTTGCCCGAATGAGACGGTTGATGGCGTAGCCTATGACTGGCTGCCAGAAAGCGGTAAAGTGCCGCTGGTTGCTGATATGTCATCGACCATTTTATCCCAGCCTCTGGATGTCAGTCGATATGGTGTGATTTACGCCGGAGCCCAGAAAAATATCGGGCCGTCGGGCTTGTCAGTGGTGATTGTGGATGAAGCTCTGCTGGGTAAGGCGCAATCAGTCACACCGTCTATTTTTGACTATAAACTGGCCGCTGATTCTGACTCAATGTATAACACGCCACCCACCTTTTCCTGGTATCTGGCCGGACTGGTCTTTAAATGGCTTAAAGAGCAGGGCGGACTGTCGGCCATGGCACAGCGCAATAATGCCAAAGCCAGCCTGCTTTACACGGCCATTGATCAGTCAGATTTTTATCGCAACACCATTCACCCTGATTATCGCTCGAAGATGAATGTTCCGTTTCAGCTGGCTGATGCCAGTCTCGATAAAACCTTTGTGGCCGAAGCGGATGCCGCTGGCCTCAAAGCCCTCAAAGGACACCGCTCAGTGGGAGGCATGCGAGCGAGCATTTATAACGCCATGCCACTGGGCGGGGTAGAAGCATTAGTGGGCTTTATGGCCGAGTTTGAACGTAAGTACGGATAA
- the rpsA gene encoding 30S ribosomal protein S1, whose protein sequence is MTENFAQLFEESLQELETRPGSIVKGTVVSIDKDIVLVDAGLKSESAIPADQFKNAEGELEIEIGDSVDVALDAVEDGFGETILSREKAKRHEAWVELEKAYEEKETIKGVINGKVKGGFTVEVNSVRAFLPGSLVDVRPVRDTTHLEGKELEFKVIKLDAKRNNVVVSRRAVIEAENSAERESLLANLEEGHEIKGIVKNLTDYGAFVDLGGVDGLLHITDMAWKRVKHPSEIVNVGDEINVKVLKFDKEKQRVSLGMKQMGNDPWQDISQRYPEGTKISGQVTNLTDYGCFVEIEDGVEGLVHVSEMDWTNKNIHPSKVVNLGDTVEVMVLEIDEERRRISLGLKQCIANPWEEFAKSHEKGDKVTGKIKSITDFGIFIGLDGGIDGLVHLSDISWNKSGEDAVRDYKKGDEISAVVLQVDPERERISLGVKQIEEDPFNKYLADNKKGTIVVGTVTAVDAKGVTVNLAEEVDGYIRVADLSRDRVEDASEVVNVGESIEAKFMGVDRKNRAVNLSVKAKDQADEKEAIDKVNQQEDGGFANAMAEAFKAAKGE, encoded by the coding sequence ATGACTGAAAATTTTGCACAACTTTTTGAAGAAAGCCTACAGGAACTGGAAACTCGTCCGGGTTCTATTGTAAAAGGTACTGTTGTTTCTATCGATAAAGACATCGTACTGGTAGACGCAGGCTTAAAATCAGAAAGTGCTATCCCAGCAGACCAATTTAAAAACGCTGAAGGCGAGCTAGAAATCGAAATCGGCGATTCTGTTGATGTTGCACTTGACGCTGTAGAAGACGGCTTCGGTGAAACTATCCTTTCTCGTGAAAAAGCCAAACGCCATGAAGCGTGGGTTGAGCTTGAAAAAGCGTACGAAGAGAAAGAGACCATCAAAGGTGTTATCAACGGTAAAGTTAAAGGCGGTTTCACTGTTGAAGTTAACAGTGTACGCGCGTTCCTGCCAGGCTCTCTGGTAGACGTACGCCCAGTTCGTGATACTACTCACCTTGAAGGCAAAGAGCTTGAATTTAAAGTTATCAAGCTGGATGCGAAGCGTAACAACGTTGTTGTTTCTCGTCGTGCTGTTATCGAAGCTGAAAACAGTGCTGAGCGTGAGTCTCTGCTGGCTAACCTTGAAGAAGGTCATGAAATCAAAGGTATCGTTAAGAACCTGACAGACTACGGTGCGTTCGTAGATCTGGGCGGTGTTGACGGCCTGCTGCACATCACTGACATGGCTTGGAAGCGCGTTAAGCACCCAAGCGAAATCGTAAATGTTGGTGACGAGATCAACGTTAAAGTTCTGAAGTTCGACAAAGAGAAGCAGCGCGTTTCTCTTGGTATGAAGCAGATGGGCAACGATCCATGGCAGGACATTTCACAACGTTACCCAGAAGGCACTAAGATCTCTGGTCAGGTAACTAACCTGACTGACTACGGTTGTTTCGTAGAGATCGAAGACGGTGTTGAAGGTCTGGTACACGTATCTGAAATGGACTGGACTAACAAGAACATCCACCCATCTAAGGTTGTTAACCTGGGTGACACTGTTGAAGTTATGGTTCTGGAAATTGACGAAGAGCGTCGTCGTATTTCTCTGGGTCTTAAGCAGTGCATCGCTAACCCTTGGGAAGAGTTCGCTAAGTCACACGAGAAAGGCGACAAGGTTACTGGTAAGATCAAGTCAATCACTGACTTCGGTATCTTCATCGGTCTTGACGGCGGCATCGACGGCCTGGTTCACCTGTCTGACATCAGCTGGAACAAATCTGGCGAAGACGCAGTTCGTGACTACAAGAAAGGTGACGAGATCTCTGCAGTAGTACTGCAGGTCGACCCAGAGCGTGAGCGTATTTCTCTTGGCGTTAAGCAAATTGAAGAAGACCCGTTCAACAAATACCTGGCAGACAACAAGAAAGGTACTATTGTTGTAGGTACAGTGACTGCTGTTGATGCGAAAGGCGTTACAGTTAACCTGGCTGAAGAAGTTGACGGTTACATCCGCGTTGCAGACCTGTCTCGCGACCGTGTAGAAGATGCTTCAGAAGTTGTTAACGTTGGCGAGTCTATCGAAGCCAAGTTCATGGGCGTTGATCGTAAGAACCGCGCTGTGAACCTGTCTGTTAAAGCGAAAGATCAGGCAGACGAGAAAGAAGCTATCGATAAAGTTAACCAGCAAGAAGATGGTGGCTTTGCCAACGCGATGGCCGAAGCATTTAAAGCCGCTAAAGGCGAATAA
- a CDS encoding PilZ domain-containing protein codes for MSVNNDAVLKQYQPLIRALIPYEQENRLLEGLNRFSGRLPSHIRRLVRDEVIRLTSLTDAPADNSAFAQFPVFKFKHFGVDMRLDKVGAQILKKETSLYQERYTVGVFESLTNSAFYQAHIKEAQHKKIVDAFSVQQQSQTDIDFGNDIALAPNFQLASPEFDKGRHCVVGSLAFNRLSLETKRPPKAQNGEKYTFAMPEVFGQYAKHDTMTYRLQQITFNKQTERYESHFVLDGEQSGKQQQQLQRYIKGARYQQPLQRELELERAMQDLERDRVLLHSAWTSLLIDTIAGIPRPVAALLTRENNRQNQHRLALPALSGKDHFARLFQELDAYGEAFVLTGTISTRRGQIDIVVTHRQLLALNQFTPLYYLLSKADNFSCIQCRLAGVSKQDRQTAYAIHDINADEQQVLSHASHLIYYTDITHRLGAVSLTKPCQLGPVHAECLAESHCWPVQLIMDNDLERRQEDRYALDKPATVKTGLLSALNAQVADISAKGIRLIFNAPPDSAAGAIVKVSVPALKIKSEKYQLIDFCHDTLTGRFRHAGRRSPAALIVQAVEASQAYYRARNLNLQSRQRHHFVWELAVRAHPCAAVLCINNRYLLDRLKTLYQPDACADLYPFAVENNIAPLHGFLADRDADKPRSALLMSLFNNQTNHVGVVHCVRNADAKLVYVSEQDFLYKAIRANIRAHLADDKTQLCVTRMHMSVCRFESTVLSRKRLAQLSKVDKSLYEKLLAMQQGYTHVLYLSSESTIHTALVRAGLKPVAPLNHQQSERARHTA; via the coding sequence ATGTCTGTAAATAATGACGCTGTACTAAAACAATACCAACCCCTGATCCGGGCACTCATTCCCTATGAGCAGGAAAATCGCCTGTTGGAAGGACTTAACCGGTTTTCCGGTCGCTTGCCCTCCCATATCCGACGCCTTGTTCGCGATGAGGTCATCCGGCTTACGTCTTTAACTGATGCGCCGGCGGATAATTCAGCTTTTGCTCAGTTTCCGGTGTTCAAATTCAAGCATTTCGGGGTAGATATGCGCCTGGACAAAGTAGGCGCGCAGATCCTGAAAAAAGAAACGTCTCTTTATCAGGAGCGTTACACCGTAGGGGTGTTTGAATCGCTGACAAATTCGGCGTTTTACCAGGCCCATATTAAAGAAGCGCAGCATAAAAAAATTGTCGATGCCTTTTCGGTACAGCAGCAATCCCAGACGGATATTGATTTTGGTAACGATATCGCGCTGGCGCCCAATTTTCAGCTTGCCAGTCCTGAGTTTGATAAAGGCCGGCATTGCGTGGTTGGTTCGCTGGCGTTTAATCGCTTAAGCCTTGAAACCAAACGGCCTCCCAAAGCGCAAAATGGTGAGAAATACACCTTTGCCATGCCTGAAGTGTTTGGTCAGTATGCCAAGCACGACACGATGACCTATCGCCTGCAACAAATCACTTTCAATAAACAGACCGAGCGCTATGAGAGTCATTTTGTGCTTGACGGGGAGCAAAGTGGCAAGCAACAGCAGCAGCTACAGCGTTATATTAAGGGGGCACGCTATCAGCAGCCGCTGCAGCGGGAACTTGAGCTGGAGCGGGCGATGCAGGATCTTGAAAGAGACCGGGTTTTATTACACAGTGCATGGACATCATTGCTGATTGATACTATCGCAGGAATCCCAAGACCGGTGGCAGCACTGCTGACCAGAGAAAATAATCGGCAGAACCAGCATCGCCTGGCTTTACCGGCATTGAGCGGCAAAGACCATTTTGCCCGTCTTTTTCAGGAACTTGACGCCTACGGTGAAGCGTTTGTGCTGACCGGTACGATCAGCACTCGCCGTGGCCAGATAGACATTGTGGTCACACACCGCCAACTGCTGGCGTTAAATCAGTTTACACCGTTATATTATCTGTTGAGTAAGGCGGATAACTTTTCCTGTATCCAGTGCCGCCTGGCGGGAGTCAGCAAACAAGACCGACAAACCGCATATGCAATTCATGATATTAACGCCGATGAGCAACAGGTACTCAGTCATGCCTCACATCTGATTTATTATACTGATATCACACACCGGCTGGGTGCCGTGTCGCTAACCAAACCCTGTCAGTTAGGGCCTGTACATGCGGAGTGTCTGGCAGAAAGCCACTGCTGGCCGGTACAGTTGATTATGGACAATGATTTGGAGCGACGTCAGGAAGACCGCTATGCCCTGGATAAACCCGCTACTGTGAAAACCGGTTTACTCAGCGCGCTGAATGCACAGGTAGCGGACATCTCAGCCAAAGGTATTCGCCTGATTTTCAATGCTCCGCCAGACAGCGCAGCGGGGGCAATTGTGAAAGTCAGTGTGCCGGCGCTCAAAATCAAAAGCGAAAAGTACCAGCTGATTGATTTTTGTCACGATACACTCACCGGACGGTTTCGTCACGCCGGCAGGCGTTCACCGGCTGCATTGATTGTTCAGGCAGTAGAAGCCAGTCAGGCTTATTACCGGGCACGAAACCTGAATCTGCAAAGTCGCCAGCGCCATCACTTTGTGTGGGAACTGGCGGTCAGGGCCCATCCGTGTGCTGCCGTGTTATGTATTAATAACCGCTACCTGCTGGACCGGCTTAAAACGCTTTATCAGCCTGATGCCTGTGCAGATTTATATCCGTTTGCGGTAGAAAATAATATTGCGCCGCTACATGGCTTTCTGGCTGACCGGGATGCGGATAAGCCTCGTTCTGCCCTGCTAATGTCGCTGTTTAATAATCAAACCAACCACGTCGGAGTTGTGCATTGTGTGAGAAATGCTGATGCCAAGCTTGTCTATGTCAGCGAACAGGATTTTTTGTATAAAGCGATCAGAGCTAATATCAGGGCACACCTGGCAGACGACAAAACTCAGTTATGCGTAACCCGTATGCACATGTCGGTCTGCCGGTTTGAGTCTACTGTCTTATCGCGTAAGCGGCTGGCTCAGCTGTCTAAAGTTGATAAGTCCTTGTACGAGAAGCTACTGGCAATGCAACAGGGTTATACCCATGTGTTATATCTTTCCAGTGAATCAACCATTCATACGGCGCTGGTCAGGGCAGGTCTCAAACCCGTAGCGCCGTTGAACCATCAGCAATCCGAGCGTGCTCGTCATACCGCCTGA